One window of Patescibacteria group bacterium genomic DNA carries:
- a CDS encoding AI-2E family transporter — protein sequence MNKNVISKIFLIALIIFAVIACFLVFRPFLVEMLAAAILVSIFYTPYEWLVKKFRGRRNLASLAMCLLVILVVIIPAVNLIIYTAQRSVLAYSETVNFLNKTNLDGAIKSNVLEKANLLGLDADNLKVFVADITKKSSNWLVDGAATLVKGTTSFIMSLIIIVFTMFFFFVDGGKIMDKVMYWTPLSNKYDREIFKKFRDVSYSTMISTFLVAVAQGAIGAIGFMIVGLPAFFAGLFMGLFSLLPYIGAGFIWFPTGIYLLFVGKIWQGIFLLVWGGLVISLVDNLIWAYVIKGKAKVHPIFVVLSILGGISLFGFWGIFFGPLIISVAITIFHIYELEYGEVLEK from the coding sequence ATGAACAAAAATGTCATATCCAAAATATTTTTAATCGCTTTGATTATTTTCGCGGTTATCGCCTGTTTTTTGGTGTTCAGGCCCTTTTTGGTGGAAATGCTGGCGGCTGCCATTTTGGTTTCAATTTTTTATACCCCCTATGAGTGGCTGGTCAAGAAATTTCGCGGCCGGAGAAATTTGGCTTCTTTGGCGATGTGCCTTTTGGTAATTTTGGTGGTGATTATTCCGGCTGTAAACCTGATTATTTATACGGCGCAGAGGTCGGTTTTGGCCTATTCGGAAACGGTTAATTTTTTGAATAAAACCAATCTGGACGGCGCCATAAAGAGCAATGTTTTGGAAAAAGCCAATTTGCTCGGCCTGGACGCGGATAACCTAAAAGTTTTTGTCGCCGACATTACCAAAAAATCCAGCAATTGGCTGGTGGACGGGGCGGCGACTTTGGTCAAAGGAACAACCAGTTTTATCATGTCCCTGATTATAATCGTCTTCACCATGTTTTTCTTTTTTGTGGACGGCGGCAAAATAATGGACAAAGTGATGTATTGGACGCCGCTTTCCAACAAATATGACCGGGAAATATTCAAGAAATTCCGCGATGTAAGCTATTCAACAATGATTTCAACTTTTTTGGTGGCGGTTGCCCAAGGCGCGATCGGCGCGATCGGATTTATGATTGTCGGCCTGCCTGCCTTTTTCGCCGGTTTGTTCATGGGCCTTTTCTCTCTTTTGCCTTATATCGGCGCCGGTTTTATTTGGTTTCCAACGGGAATTTATTTGCTTTTTGTCGGAAAAATTTGGCAGGGAATTTTCCTTCTGGTTTGGGGAGGTTTGGTGATAAGCCTAGTTGACAATCTTATTTGGGCTTATGTCATCAAGGGCAAAGCCAAAGTCCATCCGATTTTTGTCGTCTTATCAATTTTGGGCGGGATTTCCTTGTTCGGTTTTTGGGGAATATTTTTCGGGCCGCTGATAATCTCCGTGGCCATCACTATTTTTCATATTTACGAACTGGAATACGGGGAAGTGCTGGAGAAATAG
- the mutM gene encoding bifunctional DNA-formamidopyrimidine glycosylase/DNA-(apurinic or apyrimidinic site) lyase yields MPELPEVETIKNDLKKRILGKLIIGVEIRGKKAVKSRPVDFIKILKGGSFSGLDRIGKLLIFELADKKNFLLIHLKMTGQLIYCGEGGIVAGGHETGREGDETGALPGKHTRLIFSFKDKAGLFFNDLRKFGYAKIVNKKELEKIKGGYGPEPLAKKFTLMALERVLEGKNAPIKAILLNQGLIAGIGNIYADEALFEAGIKPDRRAGSLSGKEKEALFKAINKVIKKAIKYRGTTFSNYVDPSGRRGGFIKLLKVYHREGEKCKRCGGLIKKIKTAGRGTRFCEKCQK; encoded by the coding sequence ATGCCGGAATTGCCGGAAGTGGAAACAATTAAAAATGATTTGAAAAAAAGAATTTTGGGCAAGCTGATAATCGGGGTTGAAATAAGAGGTAAAAAAGCGGTAAAGAGCCGGCCCGTTGATTTTATTAAGATTTTGAAAGGCGGTTCTTTTTCCGGCTTGGATAGAATTGGAAAGCTATTAATTTTTGAACTGGCTGATAAGAAGAATTTTTTGTTGATTCATCTGAAAATGACCGGCCAGCTGATTTATTGCGGGGAAGGGGGAATTGTGGCCGGCGGCCATGAAACAGGGAGAGAAGGGGATGAAACAGGAGCGTTGCCGGGCAAACATACCCGTCTGATTTTTTCTTTCAAGGATAAGGCCGGATTATTTTTTAATGATCTGCGCAAATTCGGGTATGCTAAAATTGTCAATAAAAAAGAATTGGAAAAAATAAAAGGGGGATATGGCCCAGAACCTTTGGCAAAGAAGTTTACTTTAATGGCTCTTGAAAGGGTTCTGGAAGGCAAAAACGCGCCTATTAAGGCGATTTTACTTAATCAGGGCCTAATTGCCGGAATTGGCAATATTTACGCCGATGAAGCCCTTTTTGAGGCCGGAATCAAGCCTGACAGGCGGGCCGGAAGCCTGTCCGGGAAAGAAAAAGAAGCTCTTTTCAAAGCTATTAATAAAGTTATAAAAAAGGCCATAAAATACCGCGGCACCACTTTCAGCAATTATGTGGATCCGTCCGGCCGAAGGGGCGGTTTTATTAAACTGCTTAAGGTTTATCATCGGGAGGGGGAGAAGTGCAAAAGATGCGGGGGGTTGATAAAGAAGATAAAAACGGCCGGCAGAGGAACCAGGTTTTGCGAAAAATGCCAGAAATAA
- a CDS encoding DUF3828 domain-containing protein, with product MKKNLITIISTVLVASALIVGGSYALKNEIFFGESPEKNAAKFYEQWIAYEGNPMVDRIYYQNDLITENFSAKVDAIIESFLTGQAGGYDPVLCAQDVPAGFELGKAQINGDTAEIFLTEFFSGGNKTILVEMKKEKGEWLINNVQCQAGSAENNFNETGNLVYRDNAWKLVYEKPGKPALTVDLEFGSDCVCYPGDGRENPCRPTLWEEGYRATVSGKRDGDTIETASLFLQVPSPILPPDKAFGEGESFCVDRCGDGICDEVVCLAQGCPCPETSQSCPADCQ from the coding sequence ATGAAAAAAAATTTAATCACAATTATTTCCACTGTTTTGGTCGCTTCGGCTTTAATCGTGGGAGGTTCTTACGCCCTTAAAAACGAAATTTTTTTCGGTGAATCGCCCGAAAAAAACGCGGCGAAATTTTATGAGCAATGGATCGCCTATGAAGGCAACCCGATGGTGGATAGGATATATTACCAAAATGACTTAATTACAGAAAATTTTTCCGCCAAAGTTGACGCTATAATAGAATCTTTTCTGACTGGTCAGGCCGGAGGTTATGACCCGGTTCTTTGCGCCCAGGATGTGCCCGCCGGCTTTGAACTGGGGAAAGCGCAGATTAACGGCGATACGGCCGAAATTTTTTTGACCGAATTTTTTTCCGGCGGAAACAAGACCATTTTGGTGGAAATGAAAAAGGAAAAAGGCGAATGGCTGATAAATAATGTCCAGTGCCAGGCCGGTTCGGCAGAGAATAATTTTAATGAAACCGGCAATCTGGTTTATAGGGATAATGCTTGGAAACTTGTTTATGAGAAGCCCGGAAAACCGGCTTTAACCGTTGATTTGGAATTTGGCTCCGATTGCGTTTGTTATCCGGGTGATGGCAGAGAAAATCCTTGCCGGCCAACTCTTTGGGAAGAAGGATACCGCGCCACCGTTAGCGGTAAGAGAGATGGCGATACAATTGAGACCGCATCATTATTTCTCCAAGTTCCTTCTCCTATTTTGCCCCCGGACAAAGCTTTTGGGGAGGGAGAATCGTTTTGTGTTGACAGGTGCGGAGATGGTATTTGCGACGAAGTGGTCTGTCTGGCCCAAGGTTGCCCTTGCCCCGAAACTTCGCAATCCTGCCCGGCAGATTGCCAGTAA
- a CDS encoding HU family DNA-binding protein, with the protein MAKMTKSQMLAALAEKTGLSKKDVANLMDTLTEMAYKEVKGAGEFVLPGIGKLVKVNRKARMGRNPATGEEIQIPAKTVVKFRVSKSAKDAVL; encoded by the coding sequence ATGGCAAAAATGACAAAGTCACAAATGCTGGCTGCTTTGGCCGAAAAAACCGGCTTAAGCAAAAAGGATGTGGCTAATCTTATGGACACCTTGACCGAGATGGCCTACAAGGAAGTAAAGGGCGCGGGAGAGTTTGTTTTGCCGGGAATCGGCAAATTGGTAAAAGTGAACAGAAAAGCGAGAATGGGAAGAAACCCGGCTACTGGCGAAGAAATTCAGATTCCGGCCAAGACCGTGGTTAAATTCAGAGTATCCAAGTCTGCCAAGGATGCCGTCCTCTAA
- the rpmG gene encoding 50S ribosomal protein L33 yields the protein MSQDNMIKMECKECKRINYFSKKNKKTLKNRLELKKYCKHCQKHTLHKETK from the coding sequence ATGTCCCAAGACAACATGATAAAAATGGAATGCAAGGAATGCAAAAGAATAAATTATTTCTCCAAGAAGAACAAAAAGACCCTCAAAAACAGATTGGAACTGAAGAAATACTGCAAGCATTGCCAAAAACACACTTTGCACAAAGAAACTAAGTAA
- a CDS encoding right-handed parallel beta-helix repeat-containing protein, which yields MWYTDIDDDEAYKTGYTVSNDGVNWSEGTIVSGLADKPAHALVEYINGGYKMWYWDSGSGAPGNIYGIDAIRYAESIDGIYWENDQPITQVDNTVIASSGWNSGSYGPGDLIHNSSGSEALDDSDIWNNKFVMYYMGTNGDNEYIGLAYSADGKEWKGYNGGTAPVLSPSTDEWDFTSVGYPTVVKENETWMMWFGGGPNTNHGIGYATSADGITWTKSATNPIMHKDDGVSWRNDRTYTPIVIKDGDVYKMWFTGKDSSGNYAIGYATNTNPNAYSTIQAAIDAASEGDTINVAAGTYTPDNLDWDGYGFLRINKPLTLKGAGSSNTIVDGEHLHSVISGYDGKHSTCLWIGNSDVTLEGLTIKGCDWGIRASDAHSGANEISSLLFNDVTVTDNFGHGFVFENYNDVSFSGVDFIDSNANENGDRGIYISPSSNAEDFTLINTNANGNKKAGFNCQGTLDGLMITGGTFNDNTGGLNYEGKGPYFGAGIELSGVSNATIDDIEINENGLLGPPDIKEGPPGDEEISGGAGIIIKGNSDNIEIKNSALEGNANGILIEYWEKWSTPEPTNIVANYNKIQGSVYYDVLNWGPNQTVNAEKNWWGTNVKSEIEALISGDVDYRFWYMDEDMIEINYPPVHNATQDTYYLAIQDAIDAANDGDTIVVAAGTYAVDSSINVNKSVTITTDASATIVGQNSDTVPVLRITANNITIENLEITLTPDAISAYSKQYNGLIHVGENKVIENLTGIKILNNKIFTPSQGDRNTMSEWGAFGIKFERGCMATITGNTIYNTRQGISGSYGSSLDVKNNTIYNTKGGICIYTNFGDIENHNIVDNLWDAPISDLSHSEWDIVWHSGGSFVDVENWEEHYQTYVLNLSGDNSNAYVVDWRQASTGKATQNNRSHVFVYDGDVNGEGGVTTPMNNIMGAITGVTPGGKVFISAGTYGIAEMGGPAYEPVSINKPLTLQGAGSADTILDAGNPDPHCDVIWIRSSDVTVKGLTVTNGDFGVRINGGTEALDNITFIDVKALDNNGSGFVFEGPEVSNVTFTNCRAEDNGNRGIYFVPGKSSENITLINTSADNNQVMGFNNQGTMTNLKIEGGTFNNNAGGSPRNTTEGPYYGFGVSVENTTGVNIQGITAKSNGTEGPAEGGAGIVIKGDSSDVNINSVVLTGNKIGLWLEPKWGENPAPQDTTIKNSKILDNVDYGVKNDIEEITVEATKNWWGDPSGPERETPGNSGIWVGQGDRVSSFVDVIPWYANVAKTALSDATYNDAIYTSDTSGQADLPEDVTEITLDDDTVLDVSGGMDTAIGNNIVVGGTTLALNAFTSGNITAPVDLSASQDIGGQQVKVEKAVKLKSGTAGQPITISNVGLANTKVDIPDETTILAPSGWDGKIEPPKTGTKTGTAPSGFSVGNTVVEVGSEAGVLLFDKPVKITLPGVTGEVAYRPSGSNTWQKITVTCDNATNPTNISFPGECYIKVGSDTIIHTYHFTSFASLAATPPSAPTTGGGGMPIWFLQQQQPATPATPATPAAPTTPATPAIPATPATPAVPAPQVLGEKIYADGTLVRGRDKKIFIIVDGQKKYIPNLKELAKYAGQKIYDVANSVLIQYPEVLGEKVIADGALIRGADAKIYAIKNGKKEHVRSLEELRKNYFGKKIYDVSDETLAKY from the coding sequence TGTATTATATGGGGACGAACGGAGATAATGAATATATAGGCCTCGCTTATTCTGCGGACGGCAAAGAATGGAAGGGTTATAATGGCGGCACAGCGCCCGTATTATCTCCATCAACTGATGAATGGGACTTTACTTCTGTTGGGTATCCAACTGTGGTTAAAGAAAATGAAACCTGGATGATGTGGTTTGGCGGAGGGCCAAATACCAACCATGGAATTGGTTATGCCACATCAGCCGATGGGATAACATGGACAAAGAGCGCCACTAACCCGATTATGCATAAGGATGATGGGGTTTCTTGGAGAAATGATAGAACATATACGCCGATAGTAATAAAAGACGGAGATGTTTATAAAATGTGGTTTACTGGGAAAGATTCTTCCGGCAATTATGCCATAGGTTATGCCACGAATACCAACCCCAATGCTTATTCAACCATTCAGGCCGCGATTGATGCCGCTAGCGAGGGGGATACGATTAATGTCGCTGCGGGGACTTATACTCCTGATAATTTAGATTGGGATGGTTATGGGTTTTTAAGGATAAATAAGCCGTTAACATTAAAAGGGGCGGGAAGTTCAAACACAATAGTTGACGGGGAGCATTTGCATAGTGTAATTTCCGGTTATGATGGTAAGCATAGCACTTGCTTATGGATTGGGAATTCCGACGTAACATTGGAAGGTCTGACAATAAAGGGATGCGATTGGGGTATTAGAGCCAGCGATGCGCATTCCGGAGCGAATGAAATTTCCAGTTTGTTATTCAATGACGTAACGGTCACTGATAATTTTGGACATGGATTTGTTTTTGAGAATTATAATGACGTTTCTTTCAGCGGGGTTGACTTTATAGACTCTAATGCAAACGAAAACGGAGACAGGGGAATTTATATCTCTCCTTCATCAAACGCAGAAGATTTTACATTAATAAACACAAATGCCAATGGCAATAAAAAAGCAGGGTTTAATTGCCAAGGAACCCTAGACGGACTGATGATTACCGGGGGGACATTTAATGATAATACTGGTGGTTTAAATTATGAAGGAAAAGGTCCTTATTTTGGTGCTGGAATTGAATTGAGCGGAGTTAGTAATGCCACAATAGATGACATTGAAATAAATGAAAATGGGTTATTGGGCCCTCCGGATATTAAAGAAGGTCCTCCCGGAGATGAAGAAATTTCCGGCGGAGCGGGAATTATAATAAAGGGAAACTCTGATAATATTGAAATAAAAAATTCAGCATTAGAGGGCAATGCAAATGGAATTTTGATTGAATATTGGGAAAAATGGTCCACCCCCGAACCAACCAATATTGTCGCGAATTATAACAAAATACAAGGTAGTGTTTATTATGATGTTTTGAATTGGGGGCCAAATCAGACTGTTAACGCGGAAAAGAACTGGTGGGGGACTAACGTAAAAAGCGAAATAGAAGCGTTGATTAGCGGAGATGTTGATTATAGATTTTGGTATATGGACGAGGACATGATAGAAATCAATTATCCTCCGGTTCATAACGCAACCCAGGATACTTATTATCTTGCAATTCAAGACGCGATTGATGCGGCGAATGATGGGGATACGATTGTTGTCGCAGCTGGGACTTATGCTGTAGATAGCTCAATTAACGTAAATAAAAGCGTAACAATAACCACGGATGCGTCCGCGACTATTGTCGGTCAAAATAGCGATACAGTTCCAGTATTAAGAATAACCGCTAATAATATTACTATTGAAAATTTAGAGATTACTCTCACGCCCGACGCTATTAGTGCTTATAGTAAACAATATAATGGCCTTATTCACGTTGGAGAGAATAAAGTGATCGAAAATTTAACGGGTATTAAAATCTTGAACAATAAGATATTTACTCCAAGCCAAGGCGACAGAAACACCATGTCTGAGTGGGGCGCATTTGGAATTAAATTTGAAAGGGGTTGTATGGCCACTATTACAGGTAATACTATTTATAATACCAGACAAGGTATTTCCGGGAGTTATGGCTCCAGTCTAGATGTTAAAAATAACACAATTTACAATACCAAGGGTGGTATCTGTATTTATACAAATTTTGGAGATATTGAGAACCATAATATTGTTGACAATTTATGGGATGCCCCAATTTCAGATTTAAGCCATAGTGAATGGGATATTGTATGGCATTCTGGGGGATCATTTGTTGATGTGGAAAATTGGGAAGAGCATTATCAAACATATGTTTTAAATCTTTCTGGAGACAACAGTAATGCTTATGTTGTTGATTGGCGACAAGCCAGTACAGGTAAAGCAACACAGAATAACCGAAGTCATGTTTTTGTTTACGACGGTGATGTTAACGGTGAGGGTGGTGTTACAACACCGATGAATAACATTATGGGAGCAATTACGGGTGTAACACCAGGTGGCAAGGTCTTTATTTCGGCTGGGACATATGGAATTGCTGAAATGGGTGGCCCTGCGTATGAACCTGTTAGTATTAATAAACCATTGACATTGCAGGGCGCGGGTAGCGCAGATACGATTTTAGATGCCGGCAATCCCGACCCTCATTGTGATGTGATTTGGATACGATCTTCTGATGTAACCGTGAAAGGGCTTACGGTTACTAACGGTGATTTTGGCGTCCGGATAAATGGCGGGACAGAGGCATTGGACAATATTACCTTTATTGATGTGAAAGCTTTGGATAATAACGGCAGCGGTTTCGTCTTTGAAGGCCCTGAAGTTAGTAATGTTACTTTCACAAATTGCCGAGCGGAAGATAATGGCAATAGAGGTATTTATTTTGTACCTGGTAAATCTTCAGAAAATATTACTTTAATAAATACCAGCGCAGATAACAACCAGGTAATGGGCTTCAATAACCAGGGAACAATGACAAATCTAAAAATTGAAGGCGGAACCTTTAATAATAATGCCGGAGGAAGTCCGAGAAACACAACCGAAGGGCCTTATTATGGATTCGGGGTTAGCGTGGAAAACACAACTGGCGTAAATATTCAGGGAATAACAGCCAAAAGCAATGGCACGGAAGGGCCTGCCGAAGGCGGAGCGGGGATTGTGATTAAGGGTGATAGTTCCGATGTTAATATCAACAGCGTAGTATTAACTGGAAATAAGATTGGATTGTGGCTTGAGCCAAAATGGGGTGAAAATCCCGCGCCCCAAGATACGACTATTAAAAATAGCAAGATACTTGATAATGTTGATTATGGAGTGAAAAATGATATTGAAGAGATTACCGTCGAGGCCACAAAGAACTGGTGGGGGGATCCGTCAGGTCCGGAACGAGAGACTCCAGGTAATTCAGGTATTTGGGTAGGCCAGGGAGATAGGGTTTCCAGTTTTGTTGATGTCATTCCTTGGTATGCCAATGTAGCCAAAACAGCTTTGTCTGACGCTACTTATAATGACGCTATCTATACCTCTGATACTTCCGGTCAGGCGGATTTGCCTGAAGACGTTACGGAAATTACGCTTGATGATGATACGGTTTTAGACGTTTCCGGAGGCATGGATACGGCTATAGGCAATAACATTGTTGTTGGCGGAACGACTCTGGCTTTGAATGCTTTTACCAGCGGTAATATTACCGCGCCGGTTGATTTAAGCGCTTCTCAGGATATCGGCGGGCAGCAAGTCAAGGTAGAAAAAGCGGTTAAATTAAAATCAGGCACAGCCGGACAGCCGATTACTATTTCCAATGTTGGTTTAGCTAACACCAAGGTTGATATTCCGGACGAAACAACGATTTTGGCTCCGAGCGGCTGGGACGGGAAAATAGAGCCGCCGAAAACCGGAACTAAAACCGGAACCGCGCCTTCGGGCTTTTCTGTCGGCAATACCGTGGTTGAAGTCGGGTCCGAGGCCGGGGTATTATTATTTGATAAGCCGGTGAAAATTACTTTGCCCGGAGTTACGGGCGAGGTGGCTTATCGGCCTTCCGGCTCAAACACTTGGCAAAAAATAACCGTTACTTGTGATAACGCCACTAACCCGACAAACATAAGTTTCCCGGGAGAATGTTATATAAAAGTTGGTTCTGATACCATAATTCATACCTATCACTTTACTTCCTTTGCTTCGTTAGCCGCGACTCCTCCGTCTGCTCCGACCACCGGCGGCGGCGGTATGCCGATTTGGTTCCTGCAACAACAGCAACCCGCGACTCCGGCTACCCCGGCGACTCCGGCTGCTCCAACCACTCCCGCGACTCCCGCGATTCCGGCTACCCCGGCGACTCCGGCCGTTCCGGCTCCGCAAGTTTTGGGAGAAAAAATATACGCTGACGGAACTTTGGTGCGGGGACGCGACAAAAAAATTTTTATCATTGTTGACGGCCAGAAGAAATATATTCCCAACCTGAAAGAGCTGGCCAAATACGCCGGACAAAAAATTTATGATGTGGCCAATTCGGTTTTGATCCAGTACCCGGAAGTTTTGGGAGAAAAAGTCATTGCCGACGGCGCCTTGATCAGGGGAGCGGACGCTAAAATTTATGCCATAAAGAACGGGAAGAAAGAGCATGTAAGGAGCTTGGAAGAATTGCGGAAAAATTATTTCGGGAAAAAGATTTATGATGTGAGCGACGAGACGCTGGCTAAGTATTAA
- a CDS encoding 23S rRNA (adenine(2503)-C(2))-methyltransferase RlmN has product MDFNKLKLTLKKMGEPDFRYRQIKDAFAKQFILDFESISTISKSLADNLAGEVAPLSFQAEKIFESKDGLSFKALLRLPDGLAAETVLLSPLPGRWSACVSSQVGCKLACRFCATGKSGFKRDLTCEEITDQVLFWKNFFKTRKLAGKFSSIVFMGMGEPFLNWPEVKNALRILTGEEFFNFASRDISVSTSGIVEGIKNMAREFPQVNLAVSLVFPNDRQRSQYMPVNRRFNLNQLRKALIYYFSKTNRKVFLEYIMFKSINDQLAQADELIEFIRSIEGGAKLIHVNLIRYNVAAGDLAPSDVKTAQWFKNYLAKKKIGATIRKSLGAEIKGACGQLAGKN; this is encoded by the coding sequence ATGGATTTTAATAAATTAAAGTTAACGCTGAAAAAAATGGGGGAGCCGGATTTCAGGTACAGGCAGATAAAAGACGCTTTTGCCAAGCAGTTTATTTTGGATTTTGAAAGCATTTCAACCATTTCTAAATCTTTGGCCGATAATCTGGCCGGAGAAGTCGCTCCCTTGTCTTTTCAGGCGGAAAAAATATTTGAATCAAAGGATGGCTTATCGTTTAAAGCTTTGTTGCGCCTGCCTGACGGTTTGGCCGCAGAAACGGTTTTGCTTTCGCCGCTTCCCGGGCGCTGGTCCGCCTGCGTTTCCAGCCAGGTCGGCTGCAAGCTCGCCTGCCGTTTCTGCGCTACGGGCAAGAGCGGATTCAAGCGCGACTTAACTTGCGAGGAAATTACCGATCAGGTTCTTTTTTGGAAGAATTTTTTTAAGACCCGAAAATTGGCCGGAAAGTTTTCCAGTATAGTTTTTATGGGCATGGGCGAGCCATTTTTAAACTGGCCCGAAGTAAAAAACGCTTTAAGGATTCTGACAGGGGAGGAATTTTTTAATTTCGCTTCAAGGGATATTTCCGTCTCCACTTCCGGGATAGTTGAAGGCATAAAAAATATGGCGCGGGAGTTTCCGCAGGTCAATCTAGCCGTTTCCCTTGTTTTTCCCAATGACAGGCAGCGCAGCCAATATATGCCGGTTAATCGGCGCTTTAACCTGAACCAGCTTAGAAAAGCCTTAATTTATTATTTCAGCAAAACAAACCGCAAGGTCTTCCTGGAATATATAATGTTTAAAAGCATAAACGACCAGTTGGCCCAGGCCGACGAGCTTATTGAATTTATCAGGTCGATTGAAGGCGGAGCAAAGCTCATCCATGTTAATTTGATCCGCTATAATGTTGCGGCGGGCGATTTGGCTCCGTCTGACGTTAAAACAGCCCAATGGTTCAAAAATTATCTTGCCAAGAAAAAAATCGGGGCAACTATCAGAAAAAGTTTGGGCGCGGAAATAAAAGGGGCTTGCGGGCAGCTGGCCGGCAAAAATTGA
- a CDS encoding metallophosphoesterase, translated as MYAFLLTAVFFLIFSHWLVYDFFARNFSVGTGRGKNILRLVFFLLPAGFIFSSILVRWQEIFLIKALYFIFSLWLGVLVNFLLAIGAAWLIMGAMEALGKKTNRLVFGIAVLAVVFLYSGYGVFNALTPAIKKITVPINGLSAEWRGKTIAHLSDLHLGEILGNRFLKRVVEKTNSLNPDIIAITGDLFDGLDGNLNSFSGLLGALKAPKGVFYVIGNHEIYLGLEEALGALEETGIRVLDDEMAEIGGLQVIGVSYPGLSLDRFEKNIKNNYDPEKPAILLYHAPVDILSGQANGDNPRKDIYLSPYTDFSAAKNFGIDLQLSGHTHAGQIFPFNIITGLIYGGRDYGLHRDGDFTLYATSGAGAWGPTMRTGSRSEIVLITLE; from the coding sequence ATGTACGCCTTTTTGCTAACGGCAGTATTTTTTTTAATTTTTTCCCATTGGCTGGTTTATGATTTTTTCGCCCGCAATTTTTCCGTGGGAACCGGGCGGGGGAAAAATATTTTGCGTCTGGTTTTTTTTCTTTTGCCGGCCGGATTTATTTTTTCTTCCATTCTTGTCCGCTGGCAGGAAATTTTTTTAATCAAGGCTTTATACTTTATTTTCAGCTTGTGGCTGGGGGTGTTGGTTAATTTTTTGCTGGCTATCGGCGCGGCCTGGCTTATAATGGGAGCAATGGAAGCTTTGGGCAAAAAAACAAATCGCCTTGTTTTTGGCATAGCGGTTTTAGCGGTCGTTTTTCTTTATAGCGGTTACGGGGTGTTTAACGCCTTGACGCCGGCAATAAAAAAAATAACGGTTCCGATAAACGGCTTGTCGGCGGAATGGCGGGGGAAAACCATTGCCCATCTTTCCGATCTGCATTTGGGAGAAATTTTGGGAAATAGATTTTTAAAAAGGGTTGTGGAAAAAACCAACAGCCTGAATCCCGACATTATAGCGATCACCGGAGATTTATTTGACGGCCTGGACGGGAATTTGAATTCTTTTTCCGGGCTTTTGGGCGCTTTGAAAGCCCCCAAAGGCGTTTTTTATGTTATCGGCAACCATGAAATTTATTTGGGTTTAGAAGAGGCCCTGGGAGCGCTGGAAGAGACGGGGATAAGGGTTTTGGACGATGAGATGGCGGAAATAGGCGGTTTGCAGGTTATCGGAGTAAGTTATCCCGGCCTTAGCTTGGACAGATTTGAAAAAAACATAAAAAATAATTATGACCCGGAGAAACCGGCGATTTTGCTTTATCACGCGCCGGTTGATATTTTATCCGGCCAGGCGAATGGCGATAATCCCCGCAAAGACATTTATTTATCGCCCTATACGGATTTTAGCGCCGCCAAAAATTTTGGCATTGATTTGCAGTTGTCCGGCCACACGCACGCGGGCCAGATTTTTCCGTTCAACATTATTACAGGATTGATTTATGGCGGCCGTGATTACGGATTGCATCGGGACGGGGATTTTACTCTTTATGCCACCAGCGGCGCCGGCGCTTGGGGGCCGACGATGAGGACGGGGAGCCGGTCGGAAATCGTTTTGATTACTTTGGAATAA